From Saccharothrix espanaensis DSM 44229, the proteins below share one genomic window:
- a CDS encoding snapalysin family zinc-dependent metalloprotease, translating into MLVRKIARAAVLALGALLPLVAVTAPGATAAESQALVRTLYYDTTQAQEFVADWDKAAENWNKSVVNVKLAKKGPGTPVNIRIYADNGWPRAMPTSLGNGTVYMGRQAVQQGHYRPRITTHEIGHILGLPDRRTGLCTDLMSGSSAPATCKNDLPNAAEKAEVDRRFRGTLAAADLRAASYSSTECYVY; encoded by the coding sequence ATGCTCGTGCGAAAGATCGCGCGTGCCGCCGTACTGGCGTTGGGCGCGCTGCTGCCGCTGGTGGCGGTCACCGCCCCCGGTGCCACGGCGGCGGAGTCCCAGGCGCTCGTGCGCACCCTGTACTACGACACCACCCAGGCCCAGGAGTTCGTGGCCGACTGGGACAAGGCAGCGGAGAACTGGAACAAGTCCGTCGTCAACGTCAAGCTGGCCAAGAAGGGCCCCGGCACGCCGGTCAACATCCGGATCTACGCCGACAACGGCTGGCCCCGGGCGATGCCGACCTCGCTCGGCAACGGCACGGTGTACATGGGTCGCCAGGCGGTCCAGCAGGGCCACTACCGGCCCCGCATCACCACCCACGAGATCGGCCACATCCTCGGTCTGCCGGACCGCCGGACCGGCCTGTGCACGGACCTGATGTCGGGTTCCAGCGCCCCGGCGACCTGCAAGAACGACCTGCCGAACGCCGCCGAGAAGGCGGAGGTCGACCGCCGGTTCCGCGGCACCCTGGCCGCGGCGGACCTGCGGGCGGCGAGCTACTCCAGCACCGAGTGCTACGTGTACTGA
- a CDS encoding polynucleotide kinase-phosphatase, whose protein sequence is MELKIPDLCLVVLVGASGSGKSTFARKHFKPTQVLSGDYFRGLVADDENDQSASGAAFDVLHYVAGKRLEAGRTTVVDATNVQRADRAHLVELAREHNVLPVVIVLDVPEEVCLARNAARPDRDFGPHVVRRHRTALRKSVKFLAKEGFRKVHVLRGQSEVDSAVIVPERLLNDLRHETGPFDVIGDVHGCRVELEELLVELGYDLVRDESGRAVDAVPPAGRRAAFVGDLVDRGPDTPGVLRLVMGMVDAGHAFVVCGNHEQKLVRALRGRNVQLKHGLAESLAQLAREPEEFRATVERFCDGLVSHYVLDGGDLVLAHAGLPERYHGRASGRVRGFALYGDTTGETDEYGLPVRYPWADEYRGRATVLYGHTPTPEAEWVNNTMCLDTGVVFGGKLTALRYPERELVSVPAHEVWYEPVRPLVVPEVERAPDVLALSDVTGRRTIETTHRGRVTVRPEQAASALEVMSRFAIDPNDLLYLPPTMAPTATSRRPDVLEHPEEAFAEYCAAGVREVICEEKHMGSRAVVLVRQDSGAIHTRTGRPFFDGPIADEFLARVRAAVTEADLWGRFETDWLLFDAELLPWNAKATGLIKDQYAAVGAAAVGALSAASDVLAAAAARGVDVADLVARTGSRLANATGYRAAYQQYIWPTEGLEGVRLAPFQLLAARGRTFHDRDHLWHLSTLDELRGEVFTRTRHRVVDTTDDAQVADAVRWWEDLTAAGGEGMVVKPLANLTKGERGLVQPGIKVRGREYLRIIYGPDYTEPDNLARLRQRALGAKRSLALREYAVGLEALERAARGEPLWRVHECVFAVLALESEPVDPRL, encoded by the coding sequence ATGGAGCTCAAGATCCCGGACCTGTGCCTGGTGGTGCTGGTCGGCGCGTCCGGCTCGGGCAAGTCCACGTTCGCGCGCAAGCACTTCAAGCCGACCCAGGTGCTGTCCGGCGACTACTTCCGCGGTCTGGTCGCCGACGACGAGAACGACCAGTCGGCGTCCGGCGCGGCGTTCGACGTGCTGCACTACGTGGCGGGCAAACGGCTCGAAGCCGGGCGCACCACCGTGGTGGACGCGACGAACGTGCAACGCGCCGACCGCGCGCACCTGGTCGAACTGGCCCGCGAGCACAACGTGCTGCCGGTGGTGATCGTGCTGGACGTGCCCGAGGAGGTGTGCCTGGCGCGCAACGCCGCCCGGCCCGACCGCGACTTCGGCCCGCACGTCGTGCGCCGGCACCGCACCGCGCTGCGCAAGTCGGTGAAGTTCCTCGCCAAGGAGGGCTTCCGGAAGGTGCACGTGCTGCGCGGCCAGTCCGAAGTGGACAGTGCGGTGATCGTGCCGGAGCGCCTGCTCAACGACCTGCGCCACGAGACCGGCCCGTTCGACGTGATCGGCGACGTGCACGGCTGCCGGGTGGAGCTGGAGGAGCTGCTGGTCGAGCTGGGCTACGACCTGGTGCGCGACGAGAGCGGCCGGGCCGTCGACGCGGTGCCGCCGGCCGGTCGGCGCGCGGCGTTCGTCGGCGACCTGGTGGACCGGGGCCCGGACACGCCCGGCGTGCTGCGCCTGGTGATGGGCATGGTCGACGCCGGGCACGCGTTCGTCGTGTGCGGCAACCACGAGCAGAAGCTGGTGCGCGCCCTGCGTGGGCGCAACGTGCAGCTCAAGCACGGCCTCGCGGAGTCGCTGGCGCAGCTGGCGCGGGAGCCCGAGGAGTTCCGCGCGACCGTCGAGCGGTTCTGCGACGGCCTGGTCTCGCACTACGTGCTCGACGGCGGCGACCTCGTGCTGGCGCACGCCGGCCTGCCGGAGCGCTACCACGGCCGGGCGTCCGGTCGGGTGCGCGGCTTCGCGCTCTACGGCGACACCACCGGCGAGACCGACGAGTACGGCCTGCCGGTCCGCTACCCGTGGGCGGACGAGTACCGAGGCCGCGCGACCGTCCTCTACGGACACACGCCGACCCCGGAAGCGGAGTGGGTCAACAACACCATGTGCCTGGACACCGGTGTGGTGTTCGGCGGCAAGCTGACCGCGCTGCGCTACCCGGAGCGCGAGCTGGTCTCGGTGCCCGCCCACGAGGTCTGGTACGAGCCGGTCCGACCGTTGGTCGTGCCGGAGGTCGAGCGCGCGCCGGACGTGCTGGCGCTGTCGGACGTGACCGGCCGCCGCACGATCGAGACGACCCACCGGGGTCGGGTCACCGTGCGCCCCGAGCAGGCCGCGTCGGCGCTGGAGGTGATGAGCCGCTTCGCGATCGACCCGAACGACCTGCTGTACCTGCCGCCGACAATGGCCCCGACGGCGACCTCGCGGCGCCCGGACGTCCTGGAGCACCCGGAGGAGGCGTTCGCCGAGTACTGCGCCGCCGGCGTGCGCGAGGTGATCTGCGAGGAGAAGCACATGGGCTCGCGCGCGGTCGTCCTGGTGCGCCAGGACTCCGGCGCGATCCACACCCGCACGGGCCGCCCGTTCTTCGACGGCCCGATCGCCGACGAGTTCCTGGCCCGGGTGCGCGCGGCGGTGACCGAGGCGGACCTGTGGGGCCGGTTCGAGACCGACTGGCTGCTCTTCGACGCCGAGCTGCTCCCGTGGAACGCCAAGGCGACGGGTCTGATCAAGGACCAGTACGCGGCCGTCGGCGCGGCGGCGGTCGGTGCGCTCTCGGCCGCCTCGGACGTCCTGGCGGCGGCCGCGGCGCGCGGTGTGGACGTGGCGGACCTGGTGGCGCGCACCGGTTCCCGGCTCGCGAACGCCACCGGCTACCGCGCTGCCTACCAGCAGTACATCTGGCCCACGGAGGGGTTGGAGGGCGTCCGCCTGGCTCCGTTCCAGCTCTTGGCGGCGCGCGGGCGGACCTTCCACGACCGCGACCACCTGTGGCACCTGTCGACCTTGGACGAGCTGCGCGGCGAGGTGTTCACCCGCACCCGCCACCGGGTGGTCGACACGACCGACGACGCGCAGGTGGCCGACGCCGTGCGCTGGTGGGAGGACCTCACCGCGGCCGGCGGCGAGGGCATGGTGGTCAAGCCCCTGGCCAACCTGACCAAGGGCGAGCGGGGCCTGGTGCAGCCGGGCATCAAGGTGCGCGGCCGCGAGTACCTGCGGATCATCTACGGCCCGGACTACACCGAACCGGATAACCTCGCCCGCCTGCGGCAGCGCGCCCTGGGTGCCAAGCGGTCGCTGGCGCTCCGCGAGTACGCCGTGGGGTTGGAAGCCCTGGAGCGCGCCGCTCGCGGCGAACCGCTGTGGCGGGTGCACGAGTGCGTGTTCGCGGTCCTGGCCCTGGAGTCCGAACCGGTCGACCCGCGCCTGTAG
- a CDS encoding glycoside hydrolase family 13 protein, which yields MTSDPVPWWTSAVVYQVYPRSFADADGDGIGDLLGAASRLDHLKRLGVDVLWLSPVYLSPQADNGYDIADYQVIDPVFGTMDDFDRLLAAAHVRGMKLIMDLVVNHTSDQHPWFIESRSAARNPKRDWYWWRPPREGFAPGEPGAEPTNWESFFGGSTWTLDEPSGEYYLHLFDRRQPDLNWENPEVRHAVHEMMRWWLDRGVDGFRMDVINLIAKDPALPDGAPTGTGGLGDGYPHYGTRPRVHDYLREMHREVFEGRPRRLLTVGEMPGVTWEQARLFTDPARREVDMVFQFEHVSLDHGPGGKFDPRPLDLRDLKACLGRWQTALGEVGWNSLYWNNHDQPRVVSRFGDDDRWWRESATALGTVLHLHRGTPYVYQGEELGMTNAPFAGPEDLRDVESLNHYRQAVAAGADPEAVLRGIRAMGRDNARTPVQWDASPHAGFGAGQPWLPVNPNHTWLNAEAQYDDPASVFNHYRRLIALRHELPVVAQGDFTMLLADHPQVYAYERTLGDVRLLVVANLGGTAQTVEIDWPATDPILSNVDPARLDGTVDLTPWAAHVYTVDSTG from the coding sequence ATGACCTCCGATCCGGTGCCGTGGTGGACCTCGGCCGTCGTGTACCAGGTGTACCCGCGCAGCTTCGCGGACGCGGACGGTGACGGGATCGGCGACCTGCTCGGCGCGGCGTCCCGGCTGGACCACCTCAAGCGGCTCGGCGTCGACGTGCTGTGGCTCTCGCCGGTCTACCTCTCGCCGCAGGCGGACAACGGCTACGACATCGCCGACTACCAGGTGATCGACCCGGTGTTCGGCACGATGGACGACTTCGACCGGCTGCTGGCCGCGGCGCACGTGCGCGGCATGAAGCTCATCATGGACCTGGTGGTCAACCACACCTCCGACCAGCACCCGTGGTTCATCGAGTCGCGGTCGGCCGCGCGCAACCCGAAGCGCGACTGGTACTGGTGGCGGCCCCCGCGCGAGGGGTTCGCGCCGGGCGAGCCGGGCGCGGAGCCGACCAACTGGGAGTCGTTCTTCGGCGGCTCGACCTGGACCCTCGACGAGCCGTCCGGCGAGTACTACCTGCACCTGTTCGACCGCCGCCAGCCCGACCTGAACTGGGAGAACCCCGAGGTCCGGCACGCGGTCCACGAGATGATGCGGTGGTGGCTGGACCGGGGCGTCGACGGGTTCCGGATGGACGTGATCAACCTGATCGCCAAGGACCCGGCGCTGCCCGACGGCGCGCCCACCGGCACCGGCGGCCTGGGTGACGGCTACCCGCACTACGGCACCCGCCCGCGCGTGCACGACTACCTGCGGGAGATGCACCGCGAGGTGTTCGAGGGCCGGCCCCGGCGGCTGCTGACCGTCGGCGAGATGCCCGGCGTGACGTGGGAGCAGGCCAGGCTGTTCACCGACCCGGCGCGGCGCGAGGTGGACATGGTGTTCCAGTTCGAGCACGTGTCGCTGGACCACGGACCGGGCGGCAAGTTCGACCCGCGCCCGCTGGACCTGCGCGACCTCAAGGCGTGCCTGGGCCGCTGGCAGACCGCGCTCGGCGAGGTCGGCTGGAACAGCCTGTACTGGAACAACCACGACCAGCCCCGGGTGGTGTCCCGGTTCGGCGACGACGACCGCTGGTGGCGCGAGTCCGCGACCGCCCTGGGCACCGTGCTGCACCTGCACCGCGGCACGCCGTACGTCTACCAGGGCGAAGAGCTGGGCATGACGAACGCGCCGTTCGCCGGGCCCGAGGACCTGCGCGACGTCGAGTCGCTCAACCACTACCGGCAGGCCGTCGCGGCGGGCGCGGACCCGGAGGCGGTGCTGCGCGGGATCCGCGCGATGGGCCGGGACAACGCGCGCACCCCCGTGCAGTGGGACGCGAGCCCGCACGCCGGGTTCGGCGCGGGGCAGCCGTGGCTCCCGGTCAACCCGAACCACACGTGGCTCAACGCCGAGGCGCAGTACGACGATCCGGCGTCGGTGTTCAACCACTACCGGCGGCTGATCGCGTTGCGCCACGAGCTGCCTGTGGTGGCACAGGGCGATTTCACGATGCTGCTGGCCGACCACCCGCAGGTGTACGCCTACGAGCGGACGCTGGGCGACGTGCGACTGCTGGTGGTGGCGAACCTCGGCGGCACCGCGCAAACGGTCGAGATCGACTGGCCCGCAACCGACCCGATCCTCTCCAACGTCGACCCGGCCCGCCTCGACGGCACGGTGGACCTCACGCCGTGGGCGGCACACGTGTACACGGTGGACTCCACCGGCTAA
- a CDS encoding sensor histidine kinase: MTPRPDDPPRPAGDLDWSQWRRPRPTPARQRHDWWLALAVAAGSVVMTALVSSMGVHPAGSGPALAEQYAWGVAVSAPLALRRRYPLIVPLVVGVVFLAGQARHVGDNLIPSIALFIALYSAGAWAENRTAARRVRIGVIVVMFGWLGFGLVRFTITPSPAFERAAGPLDPVLASVLYGIVFNLMFFLSAYFFGGMAWLSARRRAELAHWGEQLRLSQEQNTRGAIVAERVRIARDLHDVVAHHVSVMGVQAGAARRVLDRDPDLARSALQTVEETARTAIGELRGLLGVLRAEPDEEPEQEGGETSSPGLAQLPELAAMARSTGLDVDHGVFGDPRPVPAAVALSAYRIVQESLTNVVKHAGARRADVRVRFLETTLEVEVADDGRGRSGAPERGGFGLVGMRERVAVHGGRLEAGPRRGGGYRVRAWFPV, translated from the coding sequence ATGACTCCCCGTCCCGACGACCCGCCGCGACCGGCCGGGGACCTCGACTGGAGCCAGTGGCGACGACCCCGTCCCACCCCCGCGCGGCAGCGCCACGACTGGTGGCTCGCGCTCGCCGTGGCCGCCGGGTCGGTGGTGATGACGGCCCTGGTCAGCAGCATGGGCGTGCACCCCGCGGGCAGCGGCCCGGCGCTGGCCGAGCAGTACGCGTGGGGCGTCGCGGTGAGCGCGCCGCTGGCGCTGCGGCGGCGGTACCCGCTGATCGTGCCGCTCGTGGTCGGCGTGGTGTTCCTCGCCGGGCAGGCCCGCCACGTCGGCGACAACCTGATCCCGTCCATCGCGCTGTTCATCGCCCTCTACAGCGCCGGCGCGTGGGCCGAGAACCGGACCGCCGCGCGGCGGGTGCGGATCGGCGTCATCGTGGTGATGTTCGGCTGGCTGGGGTTCGGGCTGGTGCGGTTCACCATCACGCCCTCGCCGGCGTTCGAGCGCGCGGCCGGGCCGCTGGACCCGGTGCTGGCGTCGGTGCTCTACGGGATCGTGTTCAACCTGATGTTCTTCCTGTCCGCGTACTTCTTCGGCGGCATGGCGTGGCTGTCCGCGCGCCGGCGGGCCGAGCTCGCGCACTGGGGCGAGCAGTTGCGGCTGTCGCAGGAGCAGAACACCCGCGGCGCGATCGTCGCCGAACGCGTGCGCATCGCCCGTGACCTGCACGACGTGGTGGCGCACCACGTGTCGGTGATGGGCGTGCAGGCGGGCGCGGCCCGGCGGGTGCTCGACCGCGACCCGGACCTGGCCCGGTCGGCGTTGCAGACGGTCGAGGAGACCGCCCGCACGGCGATCGGCGAGTTGCGCGGGCTGCTCGGCGTGCTGCGGGCCGAGCCGGACGAGGAGCCCGAGCAGGAGGGCGGCGAGACGTCCTCGCCGGGGTTGGCGCAGCTGCCCGAGCTGGCCGCGATGGCGCGCTCCACCGGGCTCGACGTCGACCACGGCGTGTTCGGCGACCCGCGCCCGGTGCCGGCGGCGGTGGCGCTCTCGGCGTACCGGATCGTGCAGGAGTCGTTGACCAACGTGGTGAAGCACGCGGGCGCGCGCCGGGCGGACGTCCGGGTGCGGTTCCTGGAGACGACGCTGGAGGTCGAGGTGGCCGACGACGGCCGCGGCCGGTCGGGCGCGCCCGAGCGGGGCGGGTTCGGGCTGGTCGGGATGCGGGAGCGGGTGGCGGTGCACGGCGGTCGGCTGGAGGCCGGGCCCCGGCGCGGCGGCGGCTACCGGGTGCGGGCGTGGTTCCCGGTATGA
- a CDS encoding helix-turn-helix domain-containing protein, with protein MGTDEDVALDRARARSHPLRLALLDLLARGPLTATGAAAELGTNSGATSFHLRRLALFGLVEEVAGHTGREKPWRLASQPADALDERDDLRYARWREQRHRYPRRWRRQSAAGYTLHLTPDEVDALGAAILDLVAPYFDRDQDPPAGSAPVALTTRMFPLAAPEELEP; from the coding sequence ATGGGCACCGATGAGGACGTCGCGCTGGACCGGGCGCGCGCCCGCAGCCACCCGTTGCGGCTGGCGCTGCTCGACCTGCTGGCGCGCGGACCGCTGACCGCGACCGGGGCGGCCGCCGAACTGGGCACCAACAGCGGGGCGACGTCGTTCCACCTGCGCCGGCTGGCGCTGTTCGGGCTGGTGGAGGAGGTGGCCGGGCACACCGGCCGGGAGAAGCCCTGGCGGCTGGCGTCGCAGCCCGCCGACGCGCTGGACGAGCGGGACGACCTGCGCTACGCCCGGTGGCGCGAACAGCGGCACCGCTACCCGCGGCGGTGGCGGCGGCAGTCGGCCGCCGGCTACACCCTGCACTTGACGCCGGACGAGGTGGACGCGCTGGGCGCCGCCATCCTCGACCTGGTCGCGCCCTACTTCGACCGCGACCAGGACCCGCCGGCGGGCTCCGCCCCGGTCGCGCTGACCACCCGGATGTTCCCGCTGGCCGCACCGGAGGAACTGGAGCCGTGA
- a CDS encoding 3' terminal RNA ribose 2'-O-methyltransferase Hen1 yields MLLTLTTTHRPATDLGHLLHKHPDRAQSFSTSSGRAHVFYPRADEEECTVALLLEVDPVGLVRGPGSTLTQYVNDRPYVAGSLFTVALGTVFRTAMNGRSQSRADLAATPIPLTVRLPVLPHRLVEALFTPLGWTARITPIPLDDEEDSRYADVTLTGTLTLSDALKHLYVLLPVLDGSKHYYVSEDEVDKLLRAGEGWLGTHPERELITTRYLMRRRPLVQSALARLADVEGVEPEELDNALTEPRVSLAVQRRETLVAQLKEAGARRVLDLGCGGGALLRALLADPSFTEVHGVDVSAQALKVAARKLGLERMGDRQRERLTLRQSSLTYADPDLAGYDAAVLMEVVEHLDPSRLPALENSVFVVARPRTVLVTTPNVEYNALFETLPAGQFRHSDHRFEWTRAQFRAWGDAIAARRGYTVRYLPVGPVDAERGAPTQLAVFTLGDDN; encoded by the coding sequence GTGCTGTTGACGCTGACCACCACCCACCGCCCGGCTACCGACCTCGGCCACCTGCTGCACAAGCATCCCGACCGGGCGCAATCGTTCTCCACCTCCTCCGGTCGCGCGCACGTCTTCTACCCCCGCGCGGACGAGGAGGAGTGCACTGTCGCGCTCCTGCTGGAGGTCGACCCGGTGGGGCTGGTCCGAGGCCCCGGCAGCACCCTCACGCAGTACGTCAACGACCGGCCGTACGTGGCGGGCTCGTTGTTCACCGTCGCCCTGGGCACGGTGTTCCGCACCGCGATGAACGGCCGCAGCCAGAGCCGCGCCGACCTGGCCGCCACCCCGATCCCGCTCACCGTGCGCCTGCCGGTGCTGCCGCACCGCCTGGTCGAGGCGCTGTTCACGCCGCTGGGCTGGACGGCGCGGATCACCCCGATCCCGCTGGACGACGAGGAGGACTCGCGGTACGCCGACGTCACCCTCACCGGCACGCTCACGCTGTCCGACGCCCTCAAGCACCTGTACGTGCTGCTGCCCGTGCTCGACGGCAGCAAGCACTACTACGTTTCCGAGGACGAGGTGGACAAGCTGCTGCGGGCCGGCGAGGGCTGGCTGGGCACGCACCCCGAGCGGGAGCTGATCACCACCCGGTACCTGATGCGCCGCCGCCCGCTGGTGCAGTCCGCGCTGGCGCGGCTGGCCGACGTGGAGGGGGTGGAGCCCGAGGAGTTGGACAACGCGCTCACCGAGCCGCGCGTCTCGCTCGCCGTGCAGCGCCGGGAAACCCTGGTGGCGCAGCTGAAGGAGGCCGGCGCGCGGCGCGTGCTCGACCTCGGCTGCGGTGGCGGGGCGCTGCTGCGCGCGCTGCTCGCGGACCCGTCGTTCACAGAGGTCCACGGCGTGGACGTGTCGGCGCAGGCGTTGAAGGTCGCCGCGCGCAAGCTCGGCCTGGAGCGGATGGGCGACCGGCAGCGCGAGCGGCTGACGCTGCGCCAGTCCTCGCTCACCTACGCCGACCCGGACCTGGCCGGGTACGACGCGGCGGTGCTGATGGAGGTCGTGGAGCACCTCGACCCGTCGCGGCTGCCCGCGCTGGAGAACTCGGTGTTCGTGGTGGCCCGGCCGCGCACGGTCCTGGTCACCACGCCGAACGTCGAGTACAACGCGCTGTTCGAGACGTTGCCCGCCGGGCAGTTCCGGCACTCCGACCACCGCTTCGAGTGGACCCGCGCGCAGTTCCGCGCGTGGGGCGACGCGATCGCCGCCCGGCGCGGCTACACCGTGCGCTACCTGCCCGTAGGGCCGGTTGACGCCGAGCGCGGCGCGCCGACCCAGCTCGCGGTCTTCACCCTGGGGGACGACAACTGA
- the def gene encoding peptide deformylase, with protein MSRLPIVLFGRPVLHAPTRPVEVFDDDLRRLVADLVETMAAAPGAGLAANQVGVDLRLFVYDCGPGRRGCLVNPVLERLPGGLQDGEEGCLSAPGLAYATPRALNVRCSGVDEHGVPQVVEATGYLARCFQHEVDHLDGTVYLERLGGKARRQAERDVANASWHGRDVRYV; from the coding sequence GTGAGCCGACTGCCGATCGTCCTGTTCGGCCGGCCGGTGCTGCACGCGCCGACCCGTCCGGTGGAGGTCTTCGACGACGACCTGCGGCGGCTGGTCGCGGACCTGGTCGAGACGATGGCCGCCGCGCCGGGCGCGGGCCTGGCGGCCAACCAGGTCGGCGTCGACCTGCGGCTGTTCGTCTACGACTGCGGGCCCGGCCGGCGGGGTTGCCTGGTCAACCCGGTGCTGGAACGCCTGCCCGGCGGTCTCCAGGACGGCGAGGAGGGCTGCCTGTCCGCGCCGGGCCTGGCCTACGCCACGCCTCGGGCGTTGAACGTGCGGTGCAGCGGGGTGGACGAGCACGGGGTGCCACAGGTGGTCGAGGCGACGGGGTACCTGGCGCGGTGCTTCCAGCACGAGGTCGACCACCTCGACGGGACGGTCTACCTGGAACGCTTGGGCGGCAAGGCCCGCAGGCAAGCGGAACGCGACGTGGCGAACGCGTCCTGGCACGGCCGGGACGTGCGGTACGTCTGA
- a CDS encoding acetylxylan esterase, giving the protein MPRTFDMPREELATYQGTNPRPEDFDVYWDGALAELDTLDPGVTTEPAAFQTPFAECSHLWFTGTGGARVHAKLLRPRAGAGPRPAVLMFHGYNAGSPDWSEMLGHVALGHTVAALDCRGQGGRSQDVGGVTGWTFQGHIVRGLEDAPDNLYFRHVYLDTALPARIVMGLDGVDPDRVGATGISQGGGLTLACAALEPRIKPAAPVYPFLSDFQRVWDLDLAVDAYEELTEWFRRFDPLHEREKDVFTRLGYVDVQHLAPRIRAEVLLGTALGDTECPPSTQFAAFNKIPGPKRVIAYPDHKHELLPLHSDTIYTFLSAL; this is encoded by the coding sequence ATGCCACGGACGTTCGACATGCCCCGCGAGGAACTCGCGACCTACCAGGGCACGAACCCCCGCCCGGAGGACTTCGACGTCTACTGGGACGGCGCGCTCGCCGAGCTGGACACCCTCGACCCCGGCGTGACCACCGAACCCGCCGCGTTCCAGACCCCGTTCGCCGAGTGCTCGCACCTGTGGTTCACCGGCACCGGCGGGGCGCGGGTGCACGCCAAGCTGCTGCGCCCGCGTGCCGGGGCGGGTCCGCGCCCGGCGGTGCTGATGTTCCACGGCTACAACGCGGGCTCGCCGGACTGGTCGGAGATGCTCGGCCACGTCGCGCTCGGCCACACCGTCGCCGCACTGGACTGCCGGGGCCAGGGCGGTCGGTCGCAGGACGTCGGCGGCGTGACCGGCTGGACGTTCCAGGGGCACATCGTGCGCGGCTTGGAGGACGCGCCGGACAACCTCTACTTCCGCCACGTCTACCTGGACACCGCGCTGCCGGCCCGGATCGTGATGGGCCTCGACGGCGTGGACCCGGACCGGGTCGGCGCGACGGGCATCAGCCAAGGCGGCGGGCTCACCCTCGCCTGCGCCGCGCTGGAGCCCAGGATCAAGCCGGCCGCGCCGGTCTACCCGTTCCTCAGCGACTTCCAGCGGGTGTGGGACCTCGACCTCGCGGTGGACGCCTACGAGGAGCTCACCGAGTGGTTCCGCCGCTTCGACCCGTTGCACGAGCGGGAGAAGGACGTGTTCACCCGGCTCGGCTACGTCGACGTTCAGCACCTCGCGCCGCGCATCCGCGCCGAGGTGCTGCTGGGCACCGCGCTTGGCGACACCGAGTGCCCGCCGTCCACCCAGTTCGCCGCGTTCAACAAGATCCCGGGCCCGAAGCGGGTCATCGCCTACCCCGACCACAAGCACGAACTCCTGCCCCTGCACAGCGACACCATCTACACCTTCCTCTCCGCGCTCTGA
- a CDS encoding SRPBCC domain-containing protein produces MGAAWTDPAVLSAWFGPVLSGRPRPGGTHVLQAQAGGTVTCRVLVWDEPTALEMTWAYPGEAATRVRIALAPHPEGSRLRLAHAGHRDDNDLVNYSAGWHMYTDVLAAHLARRPPPDHDARFEELRPGYARAAGVTTRDHS; encoded by the coding sequence GTGGGGGCGGCGTGGACGGACCCGGCGGTGCTGTCGGCGTGGTTCGGGCCGGTGCTGTCGGGCAGGCCCCGTCCGGGCGGCACGCACGTGCTCCAGGCGCAGGCCGGCGGCACCGTCACGTGCCGCGTGCTGGTCTGGGACGAGCCGACCGCGCTGGAGATGACCTGGGCGTACCCCGGCGAGGCGGCCACCCGGGTCCGGATCGCGCTCGCGCCGCACCCCGAGGGCAGCCGGCTGCGGCTGGCGCACGCCGGGCACCGGGACGACAACGACCTGGTGAACTACTCGGCGGGCTGGCACATGTACACCGATGTGCTGGCCGCGCACCTGGCGCGGCGGCCGCCGCCCGACCACGACGCCCGGTTCGAGGAGCTGCGGCCGGGCTACGCGCGGGCTGCGGGCGTGACCACGCGGGACCACTCGTGA
- a CDS encoding helix-turn-helix domain-containing protein — MREIARRAGIGTLYRHFPTREALLEALLRQRFELLRDQAEALAAAPPADALREWLTEFVTRSTTYRGLPESVPAALRDEGSDLHTACAAMRAAAGLLVRAQAAGAVAADVTAKEVQILASGLAWGSERTTIPVDRLLDLTVHGLRPAT, encoded by the coding sequence TTGAGGGAGATCGCCCGCCGCGCCGGGATCGGCACCCTCTACCGGCACTTCCCGACCCGGGAAGCCCTGCTCGAAGCCCTGCTGCGGCAGCGCTTCGAGCTGCTGCGCGACCAGGCCGAGGCGCTGGCCGCCGCGCCGCCGGCCGACGCGCTGCGCGAGTGGCTGACCGAGTTCGTGACCCGCTCCACGACCTACCGGGGCCTGCCCGAGTCGGTGCCGGCGGCGCTGCGGGACGAGGGCTCGGACCTGCACACCGCGTGCGCCGCGATGCGCGCCGCCGCCGGCCTGCTGGTCCGGGCCCAGGCGGCGGGCGCGGTGGCGGCGGACGTGACCGCGAAGGAGGTGCAAATCCTGGCCTCCGGCCTGGCGTGGGGCAGCGAGCGCACCACCATCCCGGTGGACCGCCTGCTCGACCTGACCGTGCACGGTCTGCGGCCGGCGACCTGA